One genomic segment of Trichocoleus sp. includes these proteins:
- a CDS encoding pentapeptide repeat-containing protein: MKVHLLPAITVFTAFCWTTAAQAENLEHTRQLMDTKQCEQCDLSQAGLVYADLIGANLNQANLVQANLSRANLSSANLSGANLAGAVLFNANLSGADLQNADLRNADLRGAILSGANIEGAKLEGANFMQAVGLPTQIATPENLYTWGLAEAKRGDFRGAIENYNQAIGQNANFAHAYLARGISRMRLGDDTGAIVDAQRAGELYAAQGDAEGQQAVTQFIAGVQASEETAKERARIANGGSSGGGNFLNFLGSAVGLVLQLFLQGGAGQFGL, translated from the coding sequence ATGAAAGTACACCTTTTACCTGCAATTACAGTTTTCACTGCCTTTTGCTGGACGACGGCAGCTCAAGCTGAGAACCTGGAACACACCCGGCAGTTAATGGACACCAAGCAGTGTGAACAGTGTGATCTGAGCCAAGCGGGTCTAGTGTATGCCGATCTAATTGGCGCAAACCTCAATCAAGCAAACCTGGTGCAGGCAAATTTGAGCCGAGCAAATCTTAGCAGTGCCAATTTGAGTGGAGCAAATTTAGCGGGAGCAGTGTTGTTTAATGCCAATTTAAGCGGGGCTGACCTGCAAAATGCCGACCTGCGAAATGCTGACCTGCGCGGAGCTATCCTATCGGGGGCAAATATCGAGGGAGCAAAACTGGAGGGGGCAAACTTTATGCAGGCAGTTGGGCTACCCACTCAGATTGCAACCCCCGAAAACCTCTATACCTGGGGCTTAGCAGAAGCGAAAAGAGGTGATTTTCGAGGCGCGATCGAGAATTACAATCAGGCAATTGGCCAGAACGCTAATTTTGCTCATGCTTATTTGGCACGGGGTATCTCTCGGATGCGGTTGGGGGATGATACAGGGGCGATCGTCGATGCTCAACGAGCTGGAGAACTCTACGCAGCTCAAGGCGATGCAGAGGGTCAGCAGGCCGTCACTCAGTTTATTGCAGGCGTTCAGGCATCAGAGGAGACGGCTAAAGAACGAGCCAGAATCGCCAATGGTGGTAGCAGCGGCGGCGGCAACTTCCTTAACTTCCTGGGATCGGCAGTTGGATTAGTGCTGCAACTTTTCCTGCAAGGTGGCGCAGGACAGTTCGGGCTGTAG
- a CDS encoding DUF4079 domain-containing protein, translated as MISAIDFASLIHPILAIAFVFPLIGIVVNYAWQTRQRRLVAAQGGKSSISAKVGPEHLRVGRWLSNAVVGVALVGLAYAIFSKFVAAPADKQEPLRAGLLIVLFGLTIASLVLLNFVHNRLQRGGFAVLTGIGLVLLGCQPEVYRRGFEWYVSHYYYGITAAMLMIFSLAIFPEIYKDRTNRWRTVHVVLNCVALLLFVGQGLTGTRDLLEVPLNWQEPYVEQLYINNCQTQPCTVQPGQAKP; from the coding sequence ATGATCAGTGCAATTGACTTTGCAAGTTTGATTCATCCAATTCTGGCAATTGCTTTTGTCTTCCCGCTCATTGGCATTGTTGTGAACTATGCCTGGCAGACCCGTCAACGTCGCCTAGTCGCTGCTCAAGGCGGCAAAAGCTCCATTTCTGCCAAAGTTGGACCCGAACACCTGCGGGTCGGTCGGTGGTTGAGCAATGCCGTTGTGGGTGTTGCCCTGGTTGGCCTAGCCTATGCCATCTTCTCGAAATTTGTAGCGGCTCCCGCTGATAAACAAGAGCCTTTGCGGGCAGGCTTGCTGATTGTGCTGTTTGGGCTGACGATCGCTTCACTCGTCCTGCTCAATTTCGTGCATAATCGGTTACAGCGCGGTGGATTTGCAGTTTTGACTGGAATCGGGCTGGTTTTGCTAGGCTGTCAGCCGGAAGTATACCGACGAGGCTTTGAGTGGTACGTTTCCCACTACTATTACGGGATTACTGCCGCAATGCTGATGATCTTCTCGCTGGCAATCTTCCCGGAAATTTACAAAGACCGCACTAATCGCTGGCGAACTGTCCATGTTGTCCTGAACTGCGTCGCGCTGCTGTTGTTTGTTGGTCAGGGCTTGACGGGCACAAGAGATCTGCTAGAGGTGCCGCTTAACTGGCAAGAGCCTTATGTAGAGCAGCTTTACATCAATAACTGTCAAACGCAGCCCTGTACAGTACAACCGGGGCAGGCAAAGCCATAA
- the devC gene encoding ABC transporter permease DevC, with protein sequence MRTPIAWLNLTHEKPRLLVAIAGVAFAVILVFMNLGFLGSLSKTASMIYSQINADIFLISPQSLEISTTKPFPIERIYQAGGVNGVERVMPLYVSYVQWRNPETRKSRAMFVYGITPEDPVFLMPDLQAPENLTALRRPDTVLIDRLSRPEFGPQATGTVTEADRRKATIGGQYTMGGGFTADGTLIMSDQNFRRYFDPFPLSLINLGLIKLKPGVDALQVVEQLQKALPPDVIVLTQEQIIARDRDYWITATSTGFIFGMGVAVSCIVGVVIVYQILYTDISDHMKQYATLKAMGYRSGFLFKVVLQEAVILAILGYIPGFAVSLGLYELTLRATNGGLPMTMELNRALFVLLLTVVMCSLSALISVRRVITTDPAEVF encoded by the coding sequence ATGAGAACCCCGATCGCCTGGCTCAATTTAACTCATGAAAAACCGCGTCTGCTCGTGGCAATTGCGGGCGTTGCCTTTGCGGTAATTCTAGTGTTTATGAACTTGGGCTTTTTGGGGTCATTATCAAAAACGGCTTCTATGATCTACAGCCAGATCAACGCCGATATTTTTTTAATTTCGCCGCAGAGCTTGGAAATTAGTACAACAAAGCCCTTCCCGATCGAACGCATCTATCAGGCAGGCGGCGTAAACGGAGTCGAGCGGGTCATGCCACTCTACGTGAGCTATGTGCAGTGGCGCAATCCGGAGACGCGCAAAAGTCGGGCAATGTTTGTCTATGGCATTACGCCAGAAGATCCAGTATTCCTCATGCCCGATCTCCAGGCTCCAGAAAATCTGACAGCATTACGGCGACCGGATACCGTCCTGATCGATCGCCTTTCTCGACCAGAATTTGGACCGCAAGCCACTGGCACCGTAACCGAAGCAGACCGCAGAAAAGCAACTATCGGTGGGCAATATACGATGGGCGGCGGTTTTACGGCAGATGGCACCTTGATCATGAGCGATCAAAACTTCCGTCGCTATTTCGATCCCTTCCCGCTCAGCCTGATTAACTTAGGGCTAATTAAACTCAAGCCAGGGGTTGATGCGCTGCAAGTTGTAGAACAATTACAAAAAGCACTGCCCCCAGATGTGATTGTGCTAACGCAGGAGCAGATTATTGCCCGCGATCGGGACTATTGGATCACTGCTACATCAACCGGATTCATCTTTGGTATGGGCGTTGCCGTGTCCTGCATTGTCGGCGTGGTCATTGTTTATCAGATTCTCTACACCGACATTTCTGATCACATGAAGCAATATGCCACGCTGAAGGCAATGGGCTATCGGAGTGGATTTCTATTCAAGGTCGTACTGCAAGAAGCGGTCATCCTGGCAATATTGGGGTACATTCCCGGCTTTGCTGTTTCACTCGGCTTATATGAGCTGACATTAAGAGCGACCAATGGCGGTTTACCAATGACAATGGAGTTGAATCGCGCCCTGTTTGTGCTGCTGCTAACCGTTGTTATGTGTAGTTTATCGGCACTGATTTCTGTTCGTCGCGTCATTACAACCGATCCGGCTGAGGTATTTTAA
- a CDS encoding ABC transporter permease — translation MPQLRRYWKVLKIFWSTALAAELEYRVNFAIATLTSLGSLAGSLFSLSLFYQTGYRFQGWSWEEALIVLGIFTVLQGFSATFLAPNLNQIVKQVQEGTLDFVLLKPISSQFWLSARSVSPWGLPDLIFGFIIIGYAGGRLGLHPAVYSLGVVPLLFGALILYSLWFVLGATSIWFVKIYNVTEVLRGLLEAGRFPMAAYPVAYRFFFTFVVPVAFLTTIPAQAILQQADFRWIVGAGILAIALLIFARNFWRFALRFYTSASS, via the coding sequence ATGCCTCAACTCAGACGCTACTGGAAGGTTCTTAAGATCTTTTGGTCAACGGCTTTGGCTGCTGAACTGGAGTATCGAGTTAATTTTGCGATCGCAACGCTCACCAGTCTGGGTAGCCTGGCAGGCAGCCTGTTTAGTTTGTCGCTGTTCTACCAAACGGGCTACCGCTTCCAGGGTTGGAGTTGGGAAGAAGCATTAATTGTCCTGGGTATTTTCACCGTGCTGCAAGGCTTCTCTGCGACATTCCTCGCCCCAAACCTCAACCAGATTGTGAAGCAGGTGCAGGAGGGAACCCTCGATTTTGTTTTGCTGAAGCCCATTAGTTCTCAGTTCTGGCTCTCTGCTCGTAGCGTTTCTCCTTGGGGACTGCCTGATCTCATTTTTGGCTTCATCATCATTGGCTATGCAGGAGGACGGCTAGGTCTTCATCCCGCAGTCTATTCGCTGGGTGTTGTGCCGCTGTTGTTTGGCGCACTCATCCTCTATAGCCTTTGGTTTGTGCTGGGAGCGACAAGTATCTGGTTTGTCAAAATCTACAATGTGACTGAGGTGCTGCGCGGCTTACTGGAAGCAGGACGATTCCCAATGGCAGCTTATCCGGTTGCCTATCGCTTCTTTTTCACCTTTGTTGTTCCCGTTGCGTTTCTGACCACGATTCCGGCTCAGGCAATTTTGCAGCAAGCGGACTTTCGCTGGATTGTGGGTGCAGGCATTTTAGCGATCGCGCTCCTGATTTTTGCCCGCAATTTCTGGCGATTTGCCTTACGGTTCTACACCAGCGCATCCAGTTAA
- a CDS encoding glycosyltransferase family 2 protein, with protein sequence MPENSWRESDSYSDPSLMNSLLSNLSETFADFEDPEEDPYERGMAGRRRKAALTLTAIWGGTIALHLLSWGTWLIWGLTTLMSIHAMRVLLARPLPVPKPLAGENPEDYPYVSLLVAAKNEEAVIASLVEDLCNLNYPPSRYDLWVIDDNSTDRTPLVLEKLSQEYTQLNVFRRSANSGGGKSGALNDVLKLAQGEVIGVFDADAQVPKDLLRRVVPLFDRETVGAVQVRKAIANGATNLWTKGQVAEMAFDSQVQRQRIAIGGLGELRGNGQFVRRAALESCGGWNEQTITDDLDLTLRLHLAHWDIDLLMMPPVSEEGVTQAVGLWHQRNRWAEGGYQRYLDYWRLIARNRMGTAKTIDLVMFMMTQYLLPTASVPDLLMALARSTPPVFAPVTSLMILFSLINMFFGLRATQRDSQRIRKLPVAVIRTALQTLFGTVYMLHWLPVMASTTFRMSIRPKRLKWVKTVHHGSGDAWVDVTEQG encoded by the coding sequence ATGCCGGAGAATTCTTGGCGCGAAAGCGATTCTTACAGCGACCCGTCGCTAATGAACTCACTCCTGTCTAATTTATCGGAAACGTTCGCCGACTTTGAAGATCCAGAAGAAGACCCCTATGAGCGGGGAATGGCAGGACGGAGGCGGAAAGCTGCCCTCACCCTAACAGCCATTTGGGGTGGGACGATCGCGTTGCATCTCCTCTCCTGGGGAACTTGGCTGATCTGGGGCTTGACGACCCTGATGAGCATTCATGCAATGCGGGTTTTGTTGGCGCGTCCATTGCCTGTTCCGAAGCCGTTAGCAGGCGAGAACCCAGAAGATTATCCCTATGTCTCACTCTTGGTTGCTGCTAAGAATGAGGAGGCGGTCATTGCTTCCCTGGTAGAAGACCTGTGCAATCTCAACTATCCTCCTAGCCGCTATGACCTATGGGTCATCGATGACAACAGCACCGATCGCACTCCGCTTGTTTTAGAGAAACTGTCGCAGGAATACACACAACTGAACGTGTTTCGGCGATCTGCAAACTCAGGTGGCGGTAAATCTGGGGCGCTGAATGATGTGCTCAAGCTGGCTCAGGGTGAGGTAATTGGTGTATTTGATGCTGACGCTCAAGTTCCCAAAGATCTGCTGCGGCGCGTTGTGCCCCTCTTCGATCGAGAAACTGTTGGTGCTGTCCAGGTACGAAAAGCAATTGCGAATGGTGCAACGAATCTCTGGACAAAAGGACAGGTTGCTGAAATGGCATTTGACAGCCAGGTACAGCGACAGCGCATCGCCATTGGCGGTTTAGGTGAACTGCGCGGCAATGGGCAGTTTGTCCGACGAGCAGCCCTGGAAAGCTGTGGTGGTTGGAATGAGCAAACGATTACGGATGATCTGGATCTGACGCTGCGACTCCATCTGGCTCATTGGGATATCGACTTGCTGATGATGCCCCCAGTTTCTGAAGAAGGCGTTACTCAGGCGGTTGGGCTATGGCATCAGCGGAACCGATGGGCAGAAGGCGGCTACCAGCGATATCTCGACTACTGGCGGTTGATTGCTCGAAATCGCATGGGCACAGCTAAGACGATCGATCTAGTCATGTTTATGATGACGCAATATCTTTTGCCAACGGCATCGGTTCCTGATCTGCTCATGGCATTGGCGCGGAGTACGCCCCCCGTTTTTGCCCCTGTCACCAGCCTGATGATCCTGTTCTCGCTCATTAATATGTTTTTTGGGCTACGAGCAACCCAGAGGGACAGTCAGCGAATTCGCAAACTCCCTGTTGCGGTTATCAGAACGGCTCTACAAACGCTGTTTGGTACTGTCTATATGCTGCACTGGCTCCCAGTGATGGCAAGCACCACATTTCGGATGTCGATCCGCCCGAAGCGGCTAAAATGGGTCAAAACGGTGCATCATGGCTCAGGAGATGCCTGGGTTGATGTGACCGAGCAAGGCTAG
- a CDS encoding 2'-5' RNA ligase family protein: MNRFFIALIPPQNVQDDASRVIQDLTDRYGTATAKAPPHVTLQPPFMWQMAALSDLEQCLQNFAQRRSSISVTISGFGAFPPRVLYLNVLKTPELLSLQFDLMNQLEVQLGIADPTTKQRGFSPHLTVASRNINKSIFQQAWVELQPQSIEYQFSSDRITLLLHDGQRWQVRSEFVCSK; encoded by the coding sequence ATGAACCGGTTTTTTATCGCGCTCATTCCGCCTCAGAATGTTCAAGATGATGCCTCTCGCGTCATTCAAGACCTAACCGATCGCTACGGTACCGCAACTGCGAAAGCTCCGCCCCATGTTACGCTCCAGCCGCCTTTTATGTGGCAAATGGCAGCCCTCTCTGATCTGGAACAGTGCCTCCAAAACTTTGCTCAAAGGCGATCGTCCATTTCCGTCACAATTTCAGGATTTGGGGCTTTTCCGCCGCGCGTCTTGTATTTGAATGTCTTGAAAACACCTGAATTGCTGTCTTTACAGTTTGATTTAATGAATCAACTAGAGGTACAGCTTGGCATCGCTGACCCAACCACAAAGCAACGTGGGTTTTCTCCGCATCTCACGGTTGCCTCCCGCAACATCAATAAATCAATTTTTCAGCAAGCCTGGGTAGAGCTTCAGCCTCAATCGATCGAGTATCAGTTCAGCAGCGATCGAATTACCTTGCTGCTCCATGATGGGCAACGCTGGCAGGTGCGATCGGAGTTTGTTTGCTCTAAGTAA
- a CDS encoding DUF1517 domain-containing protein, producing the protein MRHRKGLRLLGTTVFAFVLLNQLGIHLPQPGSLNWHGQGDRVEAAKSGGRSGGGSFSRGSSSRSSSRSSSPTRSRTTPSNSDSNSFRTAPSNSSSVVIVNSHSNGTTSSLGSLIFILICLTVLIVVAVLCYRLLKQTGSKEEERTNDIVTLTRLQVALMAQDGELQAQLNQTVLAADTSTSAGLVSLLQEAVLLLLRSPDRYSHVASHSETYKTRELASQQFQTISLQERSKFSAETLVNVGGQTQQRKATVSGDEIGYFVMTLLIGTEDDQPLLSKIHTIAELKTVLEQLGTITEDNLLIFELLWTPQNEGERLTSDELLVGYPDLIQL; encoded by the coding sequence ATGCGTCATCGAAAAGGACTGCGGCTGCTTGGCACAACGGTATTTGCCTTTGTATTGCTCAATCAACTGGGGATTCATTTGCCCCAACCGGGTTCATTGAACTGGCATGGGCAAGGCGATCGGGTGGAAGCAGCGAAGTCAGGTGGGCGATCGGGGGGAGGGTCGTTTAGTCGAGGTTCTTCCTCTCGATCAAGCTCCCGCTCAAGTTCTCCGACTCGTTCCCGCACCACTCCCAGTAACAGCGACAGCAACAGTTTCCGCACTGCTCCCAGTAATAGTAGCAGCGTTGTCATCGTGAATAGCCATAGCAACGGCACAACCAGTTCTTTAGGTAGCCTCATTTTCATTCTAATTTGCCTGACTGTTCTGATTGTTGTAGCAGTTCTTTGTTATCGACTGCTGAAGCAAACGGGTTCAAAAGAGGAAGAGCGAACGAATGATATTGTCACGCTCACTCGATTGCAGGTTGCATTGATGGCGCAAGACGGAGAGCTTCAGGCGCAGCTTAATCAGACTGTGCTTGCGGCAGATACGAGTACGAGTGCTGGGTTGGTCAGTCTATTGCAAGAAGCCGTTCTACTGTTGCTCCGATCGCCCGATCGCTATTCTCATGTTGCCAGTCATTCTGAAACTTACAAAACTCGTGAGCTTGCGAGTCAGCAATTTCAGACAATCTCGCTGCAAGAGCGCAGTAAATTTAGTGCAGAGACTTTGGTAAATGTGGGAGGACAAACACAACAGCGCAAAGCAACTGTTTCAGGAGACGAAATTGGTTATTTCGTGATGACGCTTTTGATCGGCACAGAAGATGATCAGCCGCTCTTGAGTAAGATTCATACGATCGCAGAACTGAAAACAGTTTTAGAACAGCTAGGAACAATCACAGAAGACAACTTGTTGATTTTTGAGTTGCTTTGGACTCCCCAAAACGAAGGTGAACGACTGACATCGGATGAGTTGCTCGTTGGATACCCTGATTTGATCCAGCTATAG
- a CDS encoding glycosyltransferase produces the protein MRTSAKSTTLIQPPGGRRSDQPMFRPQIATFVLMGVVLLSGAIVAGWFTGQGTISKIFAQLNTLQGKPPLWLEVPMVAGGYLLFPTVALFLIVLLVMRVSPQPRFWSRVIVVGILLALTLRYLLWRSLSTLNVNTPLNGVFSLGLFFLELIMLTNGTISLFLMLKVRDRKREADWLAMDVAEGRYTPSVDVMIPTYNEPVFILRRTIIGCQALDYAAKAIYLLDDTRRPEVKALAEELGCQYLTRPDNRFAKAGNLNHAIGQTRGELIVVFDADFVPTRNFLSRTVGFFQDPQVGLVQTPQSFYNSDPIARNLGLEDVLTPEEEVFYRQVQPIRDGAGSVICSGTSFVVRRSALEAAGGFVTDSLSEDYFTGIRLSAQGYRLVYLDEKLSAGLAAENIAAHAVQRLRWARGTLQAFFIKANPLTIPGLNPLQRLAHLEGLLHWFTSISRVGFLLMPLAYSFLGVIPIRATAAELLYFFLPYYLVQLVAFSWLNYRSRSALLSDIYSLVLCVPLAATVIQVMLNPFSKGFNVTPKGTASDRFSFNWNLAWPLLILFVATAVSLWVNFGLCMIKGAWMETVPPDVALQVKGIGLGWIWSTYNLVMLGIALLILLDVPRPSPYEWFDLRRPAKLLVTDNQGEQTFWGFTTMISEIGAEVALTQAGFPLLAAAESLPILLELPEQGIVLHGQINRTGWEDDFPTVRVVFEQLTLTQQRQLVEMLFCRPGQWKRRSSPGEFASLWLLVRILLRPRVLFDRQIEVSAVSVAQV, from the coding sequence ATGAGAACTTCAGCAAAAAGCACAACGCTGATTCAACCCCCTGGTGGGAGGCGTAGCGATCAGCCGATGTTCCGTCCCCAAATTGCCACATTTGTTTTGATGGGGGTAGTTTTGCTGTCTGGGGCGATCGTTGCAGGTTGGTTTACCGGACAAGGAACGATCAGCAAGATCTTCGCTCAACTGAACACCCTCCAGGGAAAACCGCCGCTGTGGCTGGAGGTTCCGATGGTCGCTGGGGGCTATCTACTCTTTCCAACCGTTGCTCTGTTTTTAATTGTGCTGCTGGTGATGCGAGTTTCACCGCAGCCGCGATTCTGGTCACGAGTGATCGTTGTTGGCATTTTGCTGGCTTTAACGCTGCGCTATTTGCTGTGGCGATCGCTCTCGACGCTCAATGTCAACACTCCCCTCAACGGCGTATTCAGCCTGGGGCTATTTTTTCTCGAATTGATCATGCTCACCAATGGCACGATCTCCCTGTTTCTGATGCTTAAAGTCCGCGATCGAAAACGCGAAGCAGACTGGCTGGCAATGGATGTAGCTGAGGGGAGATATACGCCCAGCGTCGATGTCATGATTCCTACATACAATGAGCCAGTCTTTATTTTGAGGCGCACGATTATTGGCTGTCAGGCGCTAGATTATGCTGCTAAAGCGATTTATTTGCTAGATGATACGCGCCGACCTGAAGTTAAAGCCCTAGCAGAGGAATTGGGCTGCCAATATTTAACCCGTCCTGATAATCGCTTTGCAAAAGCAGGCAATTTGAATCATGCGATCGGTCAAACCAGAGGTGAGCTGATCGTTGTATTCGATGCTGACTTTGTGCCAACCCGCAATTTCTTAAGTCGTACCGTTGGCTTTTTTCAAGATCCTCAGGTGGGGCTAGTGCAAACGCCCCAAAGCTTCTACAACTCAGACCCGATCGCTCGAAATCTGGGTTTAGAGGATGTCTTAACACCAGAAGAAGAGGTGTTTTACCGCCAAGTGCAGCCCATTCGCGATGGCGCAGGCAGCGTTATTTGTTCAGGGACATCCTTTGTGGTGCGTCGGAGTGCCCTAGAAGCCGCCGGAGGATTCGTGACCGATTCGCTCAGCGAAGACTACTTTACAGGAATTCGGCTATCGGCTCAGGGCTATCGGCTAGTGTATTTAGATGAGAAGCTAAGTGCTGGATTAGCTGCCGAAAACATTGCAGCTCATGCTGTACAGCGGCTGCGCTGGGCGAGAGGCACACTACAAGCCTTTTTTATCAAAGCCAATCCACTGACTATTCCCGGACTCAACCCGCTTCAGCGACTGGCTCACCTGGAAGGATTATTGCATTGGTTTACCAGTATTTCGAGAGTAGGCTTCTTGCTGATGCCGTTGGCTTACTCGTTTTTGGGCGTGATCCCGATTCGTGCCACTGCTGCTGAACTCCTTTATTTTTTCCTGCCCTACTATCTGGTGCAGCTTGTCGCTTTCTCCTGGCTTAACTATCGATCGCGCTCTGCACTGTTATCAGATATCTATTCACTGGTGCTTTGTGTTCCATTAGCGGCAACAGTCATTCAAGTGATGCTCAATCCGTTTTCTAAGGGATTCAATGTCACGCCTAAGGGAACGGCAAGCGATCGGTTTTCATTCAACTGGAATCTTGCCTGGCCTCTGCTCATTCTGTTTGTTGCAACCGCAGTTAGTCTGTGGGTTAACTTTGGACTATGCATGATCAAAGGAGCCTGGATGGAAACAGTGCCGCCGGATGTCGCGCTGCAAGTCAAAGGTATTGGCTTAGGCTGGATCTGGAGCACCTACAACCTGGTGATGCTGGGGATTGCGCTCCTGATTCTGCTGGATGTTCCACGTCCCAGCCCTTATGAGTGGTTTGACTTACGCCGCCCAGCCAAACTGTTGGTGACAGACAATCAGGGGGAACAAACTTTTTGGGGCTTCACGACGATGATCTCCGAAATTGGTGCAGAAGTTGCTCTAACTCAGGCAGGCTTTCCGCTACTGGCAGCAGCAGAATCGTTGCCAATCCTACTAGAACTGCCGGAACAGGGCATTGTGCTCCATGGACAAATTAACCGAACAGGATGGGAAGACGATTTTCCAACAGTGCGGGTTGTGTTTGAGCAACTAACGCTCACGCAACAGCGGCAGCTTGTCGAAATGCTGTTCTGTCGTCCGGGACAGTGGAAGCGACGCTCGTCTCCGGGTGAGTTTGCATCACTATGGCTGCTGGTTAGAATTCTGTTGCGTCCGCGTGTTCTATTCGATCGCCAGATTGAAGTGAGTGCAGTTTCGGTCGCGCAGGTTTAG
- the typA gene encoding translational GTPase TypA, translated as MTLPIRNVAIIAHVDHGKTTLVDALLKQSGTFREGEEVPDCVMDSNTLERERGITILSKNTAVRYNETVINIVDTPGHADFGGEVERVLGMVDGCILIVDANEGPMPQTRFVLKKALEKGLRPIVVVNKIDRPQADPYGAIDKVLDLFLELGADDDQCEFPYLFASGLAGYAKDGLDDEPVDMKPLFDAILRHVPPPVGDPEKPLQLQVTTLDYSDYLGRIVIGRIHNGVLKMGQQAALVKEDGSIVKAKISKLMGFEGLKRIDLDQASAGNIVAVAGFADANIGETITCPNEPHALPLIKVDEPTLQMTFSVNDSPFCGQEGTYVTSRQVRDRLMRELETNVALRVEETDSPDKFLVSGRGELHLGILIETMRREGYEFQVSQPQVIYREVNGQPCEPYELLVLDVPEEGVGGCIERLGQRKGEMQNMQVGGNSRTQLEFIIPARGLIGFRGEFMRLTRGDGIMNHSFLDYRQICGDLETRRNGVLISFEEGTATFYAMKNAEDRGVFFITPGTKVYKGMIVGEHNRQQDLELNVCKAKQLTNHRASGGEELVQLQTPVDMSLERALEYIGSDELLEVTPTSIRLRKVSKKLAKR; from the coding sequence ATGACGCTGCCTATCCGCAATGTAGCCATCATTGCTCACGTTGACCACGGCAAAACAACTCTAGTTGATGCTCTGTTGAAGCAGTCCGGCACATTCCGAGAAGGAGAGGAGGTTCCAGACTGCGTAATGGACTCCAATACGCTGGAGCGCGAGCGCGGCATTACTATCCTGTCTAAAAATACGGCAGTTCGTTACAACGAAACCGTAATTAACATCGTCGATACCCCTGGTCACGCTGACTTTGGGGGTGAAGTTGAGCGGGTGTTGGGTATGGTGGACGGCTGTATCCTGATCGTGGATGCCAACGAAGGCCCGATGCCGCAGACCCGCTTTGTGTTGAAGAAAGCTTTGGAAAAAGGGCTACGCCCAATCGTTGTTGTTAACAAAATCGATCGTCCCCAGGCTGATCCTTATGGTGCGATCGACAAAGTGCTGGATCTGTTCCTAGAACTTGGTGCAGATGATGACCAGTGCGAATTCCCTTATTTGTTTGCTTCCGGTCTGGCTGGATATGCCAAAGATGGGCTAGACGATGAGCCAGTCGATATGAAGCCGCTGTTTGACGCGATCTTGCGCCATGTACCACCGCCAGTGGGTGATCCAGAAAAGCCACTTCAGCTTCAGGTGACAACGCTGGATTATTCCGATTACCTTGGTCGGATTGTGATTGGTCGCATCCACAATGGTGTGCTCAAAATGGGGCAGCAAGCTGCACTAGTGAAAGAAGACGGCTCGATCGTCAAAGCGAAAATCTCGAAGCTCATGGGCTTTGAAGGACTGAAGCGGATTGACCTGGATCAAGCCTCTGCCGGAAACATCGTGGCGGTTGCTGGTTTTGCAGATGCCAACATTGGCGAAACGATTACCTGCCCCAACGAGCCACATGCACTGCCGCTGATTAAGGTAGACGAGCCAACCCTGCAAATGACTTTCTCGGTCAACGACTCGCCTTTCTGCGGACAGGAAGGAACTTATGTTACTTCTCGTCAGGTGCGCGATCGGTTGATGCGTGAACTTGAAACAAACGTTGCTCTGCGCGTCGAAGAAACGGATTCACCCGACAAATTCCTGGTTTCGGGACGGGGTGAACTCCACCTCGGTATCTTGATTGAGACGATGCGGCGGGAAGGCTATGAGTTTCAGGTATCCCAGCCACAGGTAATTTACCGCGAAGTGAATGGGCAACCCTGCGAACCTTACGAGTTGTTGGTGCTGGACGTTCCTGAGGAAGGCGTGGGCGGCTGTATTGAGCGGCTCGGTCAGCGGAAGGGCGAAATGCAGAACATGCAGGTCGGTGGCAATAGTCGGACTCAGCTAGAATTCATCATTCCGGCAAGAGGGCTGATTGGCTTCCGGGGTGAGTTCATGCGCTTGACCCGTGGGGACGGCATTATGAACCACAGCTTCCTGGATTATCGTCAGATTTGTGGTGATCTAGAGACTCGTCGCAACGGAGTGCTCATCTCTTTTGAAGAAGGAACGGCGACTTTCTACGCCATGAAGAACGCTGAAGATCGGGGTGTCTTCTTCATCACGCCTGGAACCAAGGTGTATAAGGGCATGATTGTCGGTGAGCATAACCGTCAGCAAGACCTGGAATTAAACGTCTGCAAGGCGAAGCAGTTGACAAACCACCGGGCATCTGGCGGCGAAGAACTCGTCCAGCTTCAAACCCCAGTGGATATGAGCCTGGAGCGGGCACTGGAATATATTGGGTCTGATGAACTGCTTGAAGTAACACCGACTTCAATCCGTTTGCGGAAAGTCAGCAAGAAATTAGCAAAGCGATAA